The Dendropsophus ebraccatus isolate aDenEbr1 chromosome 3, aDenEbr1.pat, whole genome shotgun sequence genomic interval TTACTGCCAGGAAATGCGGACAGATATTCCTGAAGTGTATAGGGGGaatacggctgtatccatgtttcccaggactctctagggcggtatatacaacttctgcagccgcggggaATCAGACGTTGTTTAGGTTCGGATAACATTGTTGCACCCAATCATTCTGCCATGATCGCTCAGCACTAGTCTTGGGTCTTGATGAGGAGCAGTGACAACATCATAACCgtatatatatccacatgagaTTTTATTAACAATCAGTAACAAGTTTGGAGCTGcggtatatgatatctgtattaccgccagatcccctatacacatggggaatacatagctgTGGTATCTGGATTATATTTGCTTTTTTGCAACAGGCGCATGAGTGATCATTGAGCGCTCTATATTGGCTTCTCCCTGGAGTGAATATTTTGATGTTGAACAACATGATGTTTCCgcgcaaaacattttccacattctgaacatatatatggcttctctcctgtgtgagttctttcatgtatagtgagctttggtttctcagtaaaacattttccacattctgaacatgaatatggcttctctcctgtgtgaactcTTTCATGTCTTTTAAGTGTTGATTGATcataaaaacattttccacactccGAACATATatctggcttctctcctgtgtgagttctttcatgtagaGTGAGCGTTGgtttctcagtaaaacattttccacattctgaacatgaaaatggtttctcccctgtgtgaattctttcatgtttCTTAAGATGTAATTTaccaataaaacatttcccacattctgaacaagaatatggcttctctcccgtatgagttctttcatgtgtaGTGAGATTtgatttataaataaaacattttccacattctgaacatgaaaatggcttctcccctgtgtgaaatcTTTGATGATTAAACAAACTTACTTttcgagtaaaacattttccacattctgaacatgaaaatggcttctcccctgtgtgaattctttgatgattAAACAAACTTGCTTttcgagtaaaacattttccacattctgaacatgaaaatggcttcacccctgtgtgaattctttgatgattAAACAAACTTGCTTTGcgaataaaacatttttcacattctgaacatgaatatgactTCTCTCCCTTATGTGTTTTTTCATGTTCATTGAGGTATAATCTatcagaaaaacattttccacattctgaacatgaaaatggcttctcccctgtgtgaattctttgatgattAAACAAATTTCCTTttcgagtaaaacattttccacattctgaacatgaaaatcgCTTCTGTCCTGTATGAATTCTTTCATGTGAAGTGAGCGCTGATTTAAAAGCAAatctttttttacattctgaacatgaaaatggcttctctcctgtatgagttctttcgtGTGTAGTGAGATGTGATTTatcaataaaacattttccacattctgaacatgagaatggcttctctcctgtgtgagttctttcatgtatagtgagcTGTGATTTatgagaaaaacattttccacattctgaacatgaaaatggcttctctcccgtatgagttctttcatgtgtaGTGAGATgtgatttattaataaaacattttccacattctgaacatgagaatggcttctctcctgtatgagttctttcatgtatagtCAGATGTGATTTTCGAGTAAAAAatctctcacattctgaacatgaaaatggcctctcctTATTGTGCCTAATCTGTGAAGGATCAGTAGACAGGACGTGTATAGAAGGATGAGAcggcagatctttgctgtgaggggctgggggtatatctggggtaatagaaggtTCTGCATATGTATCCTGGGTGATAGgatttccctctgatctccggggacactCATCTGACAATAGAAAAGAGATTACGTCTGAGTAATAACCTGGGAAATGTGTCCTATATTTATCTGTAGTTGTTTGTGTGACATCATGTGCAGAATGTGACATCATGgaacctcccatcatcctccatcacTCCCAACAACCAACATGGTGACAGCAGCGTATTCCCAGCACTACACACCTCATCTATTCCGCTCTCTGTAAGTAATGTGCAGCCTCTCCAGGAATCCGCCATCTTTTccctccctgtgtatagagacaaCCTTACCCCCCTTACTCTAAGGGTACTACTACACAAAAGAATTGTCGGCCGTCACACCCATAGCGCCGTACCGGGTTCCGGTCCGCCACCGCTGCTGCACCCGCTGCTTCACGCTCCAGCTTTTCTCCTCCAGCACCGGCACTCGCACCCCCACAGTTCAGTTTAAAGGTTGACGCACCGAGCACCTTCCCTATAGATCCTGCATACGTCCTGTTTCCTCTTGTTGTAGTGTGGTGTGCGACCGGTCACCTACTCGGGTGTTGGTAGAAGTGaccccactcctgtggtggttggtcggtggagtatagctcagccagatggtaggttgtcatgacgccagtgccggttggacaCACAGGTATGGAGAAACACCTGTTTTTAGCtatttgtggctggctataccctttcccctgtggtcggtgacctgccgggctgtgagttggtcccttgggtacttatcacagtggtgcGGATTGGAATTATGACCCACCtgaactatcggtaccgcca includes:
- the LOC138786744 gene encoding zinc finger protein 84-like, with protein sequence MMGGSMMSHSAHDVTQTTTDKYRTHFPGYYSDVISFLLSDECPRRSEGNPITQDTYAEPSITPDIPPAPHSKDLPSHPSIHVLSTDPSQIRHNKERPFSCSECERFFTRKSHLTIHERTHTGEKPFSCSECGKCFINKSHLTTHERTHTGEKPFSCSECGKCFSHKSQLTIHERTHTGEKPFSCSECGKCFIDKSHLTTHERTHTGEKPFSCSECKKRFAFKSALTSHERIHTGQKRFSCSECGKCFTRKGNLFNHQRIHTGEKPFSCSECGKCFSDRLYLNEHEKTHKGEKSYSCSECEKCFIRKASLFNHQRIHTGVKPFSCSECGKCFTRKASLFNHQRIHTGEKPFSCSECGKCFTRKVSLFNHQRFHTGEKPFSCSECGKCFIYKSNLTTHERTHTGEKPYSCSECGKCFIGKLHLKKHERIHTGEKPFSCSECGKCFTEKPTLTLHERTHTGEKPDICSECGKCFYDQSTLKRHERVHTGEKPYSCSECGKCFTEKPKLTIHERTHTGEKPYICSECGKCFARKHHVVQHQNIHSREKPI